From a single Candidatus Brocadiaceae bacterium genomic region:
- a CDS encoding peptide transporter, with protein sequence MAGGEDYLKIREEQEEPTAFADGFGIKAILAGLFVAFVVMPGSMFMFLMLGQQLGQPAVWVTLIVFLEIAKRCRTTLSRQEMFVIYSVTFSVLGAAIPNLWMNTFVGMTYFVRSDAAVQFEIANQIPFWKAPPPGSEAFIQRSLLHRDWWPQLGLLALFTIWGRLSFFSLGYAVFRLTSDVERLPFPMAPIAAKGVTALAESDEETWRWRCFSIGSTVGIVFGLIYVAIPPLSDVFLRKPLYLIPVPFYDFTTKLQNVGWFRAVPLAIGTNLALIFSGFVLPFWMVVGNFCGGVLGRLILNPILYRIGILNMWQPGMDYIETGLANQFDFWLSFSIGTAVAIALLGFYAAFSQAIKAQAARSATSGGSLAPPKGRGDVPIPVAVLFYIAGTLWMIMLCHWLVPKFPVWLLLLFGFVWTPMISYVSARLHGLTGHAVGIPYVREAAFVLSGYKGVDIWYAPVPMGDQGGSALHFREVELTGTRFTSIFKAQLLMAPIAVVAGLLFWSFLYKISDIPEDYPNAMRFWPRDATMTAFWMTATTTGNAFFLKALNWRVIGCGTGYAVAMYTFLRLIGAPTLFLYGTITGLVGDPAWAAPMLAAALLGRFYMQKVFGRQRWGNFTPVLAAGFACGTGLVGMGAVAILLIHRAITMVPF encoded by the coding sequence ATGGCTGGCGGCGAAGACTATCTGAAGATACGCGAGGAGCAGGAAGAGCCCACGGCATTCGCCGACGGATTCGGCATCAAGGCCATCCTGGCGGGCCTGTTCGTCGCGTTCGTCGTCATGCCCGGCTCGATGTTCATGTTCCTCATGCTCGGCCAGCAGCTCGGGCAGCCGGCCGTCTGGGTCACCCTCATCGTCTTCCTGGAAATCGCCAAGCGCTGCCGCACGACGCTGAGCCGCCAGGAGATGTTCGTCATCTACAGCGTGACCTTCAGCGTGCTGGGCGCGGCCATACCGAACCTGTGGATGAACACGTTCGTGGGGATGACGTACTTCGTCCGCAGCGATGCGGCGGTCCAGTTCGAGATCGCCAACCAGATACCGTTCTGGAAGGCACCGCCGCCCGGCAGCGAGGCGTTCATCCAGCGGTCCCTGCTGCACAGGGACTGGTGGCCGCAACTGGGGCTGCTCGCCCTGTTTACGATCTGGGGGCGCCTGAGCTTCTTCAGCCTCGGGTACGCCGTCTTCCGCCTGACCAGCGACGTCGAGCGCCTGCCCTTCCCGATGGCGCCCATCGCCGCCAAGGGCGTGACGGCCCTTGCCGAGAGCGACGAGGAGACGTGGCGGTGGCGCTGCTTCTCGATCGGCAGCACGGTGGGCATCGTCTTCGGCCTGATCTACGTGGCGATTCCCCCGCTCTCGGACGTCTTCCTGCGCAAGCCGCTCTACCTGATCCCCGTGCCGTTCTACGACTTCACCACCAAGCTCCAGAATGTGGGGTGGTTCCGCGCCGTGCCTCTGGCCATCGGCACGAACCTGGCACTGATCTTCTCCGGCTTCGTGCTGCCCTTCTGGATGGTCGTGGGCAACTTCTGCGGCGGCGTGCTCGGGCGGCTGATCCTCAACCCCATCCTCTACCGCATCGGCATACTGAACATGTGGCAGCCCGGCATGGACTACATCGAGACGGGCCTGGCCAACCAGTTCGACTTCTGGCTGAGCTTCTCGATCGGCACGGCCGTGGCCATCGCCCTGCTGGGCTTCTACGCCGCCTTCAGCCAGGCCATCAAGGCCCAGGCCGCACGGTCCGCCACCAGCGGCGGGTCGCTGGCACCCCCCAAAGGCCGGGGCGACGTGCCCATCCCGGTGGCCGTGCTGTTCTACATCGCCGGCACGCTCTGGATGATCATGCTTTGCCACTGGCTGGTGCCCAAGTTCCCCGTCTGGCTGCTGCTCCTGTTCGGATTTGTCTGGACGCCGATGATCTCCTACGTCAGCGCGCGCCTGCACGGTCTGACCGGCCACGCCGTGGGCATCCCCTACGTTCGCGAGGCCGCCTTCGTCCTGAGCGGCTACAAGGGCGTGGACATCTGGTATGCGCCGGTGCCCATGGGCGACCAGGGCGGCAGCGCCCTGCACTTCCGTGAGGTGGAACTGACGGGCACGAGGTTCACGAGCATCTTCAAGGCGCAACTTCTGATGGCGCCGATCGCCGTCGTCGCCGGCCTCCTGTTCTGGTCCTTCCTCTACAAGATCAGCGACATCCCGGAGGACTACCCGAACGCCATGCGGTTCTGGCCGCGCGACGCCACCATGACCGCCTTCTGGATGACGGCCACGACCACGGGCAACGCTTTCTTCCTCAAGGCCCTCAACTGGCGCGTCATCGGCTGCGGCACCGGCTATGCCGTGGCCATGTACACGTTCCTTCGCCTCATCGGAGCCCCCACGCTCTTCCTCTACGGAACGATCACCGGGCTGGTCGGCGACCCCGCCTGGGCCGCACCCATGCTGGCCGCCGCCCTGCTGGGCCGGTTCTACATGCAGAAGGTCTTCGGCCGCCAGCGCTGGGGCAACTTCACCCCCGTACTTGCCGCCGGCTTCGCCTGCGGCACCGGCCTTGTGGGGATGGGAGCCGTGGCCATCCTCCTGATCCACAGAGCCATCACCATGGTGCCATTCTGA
- a CDS encoding MATE family efflux transporter yields the protein MAAGQTGRTEKIDLTSGPLMGHLVRMAWPTVLGIVLQSLYSMADTFWLGRLGEGKGVVAVASPGVVRPVLFIAVSLGFGLSMGGTALVAQFTGAGEHRRADRAAGQTLLLLSAMGVLAALPIVLLAPGILRLMRVPPGVVASASAYLRIFIAGLPFMAFSMAYASVLRALGDTITAVVIVGATNLLNFALDPVLIFGWGGLPALGVRGAALASAIGQVLSAFGCYVCMRRGRAGLHVGLAEFVPDWTLIGRIIAVGVPAGVGSAMNSVGLAIFQTIINSFGTAVVGAFTIGFQVLHFFDAPMHGVAHAAAPIVGQALGAGKVALARRAVRMSVITMALILLAPTAFLMLRGQWVARIFIQDADVIAESGRFFRIVPASTYFFGVVMVLMAAFYGSGHTRPVMAISFVRVFGVRIPAGAMLAFWLHLGSVGAYLGMVAGNVAGALLSVFLFLKGGWETGVVGGLAQGSDEDEGEPPPPAS from the coding sequence ATGGCTGCGGGACAGACCGGACGGACCGAGAAGATCGACCTGACATCAGGCCCCCTGATGGGGCACCTGGTGCGCATGGCCTGGCCGACGGTGCTGGGCATCGTGCTGCAGTCGCTCTACAGCATGGCCGATACGTTCTGGCTGGGCCGGCTGGGCGAGGGCAAGGGCGTGGTGGCCGTCGCGTCGCCCGGCGTCGTGCGGCCGGTTCTGTTCATTGCCGTCTCGCTCGGGTTCGGGCTGAGCATGGGCGGCACGGCGCTTGTGGCGCAGTTTACCGGGGCGGGAGAGCACCGCCGGGCCGACCGCGCGGCCGGCCAGACGCTGCTTCTGCTCAGCGCGATGGGAGTGCTGGCTGCCTTGCCCATCGTCCTGCTGGCGCCGGGGATTCTGCGGCTCATGCGGGTGCCCCCGGGTGTGGTGGCGTCCGCCTCCGCCTACCTGCGCATCTTCATTGCCGGCCTGCCGTTCATGGCTTTCTCGATGGCGTATGCGTCGGTCCTCAGGGCGCTGGGCGACACGATCACGGCCGTGGTGATCGTGGGCGCGACGAACCTGCTGAACTTCGCCCTGGATCCGGTGTTGATCTTCGGCTGGGGCGGGCTGCCGGCTCTGGGGGTGCGGGGGGCCGCTCTGGCCAGTGCGATCGGGCAGGTTCTGAGTGCGTTCGGGTGCTACGTCTGCATGCGCCGGGGCCGGGCGGGGCTGCACGTTGGACTGGCCGAGTTCGTGCCCGACTGGACGCTGATCGGCCGGATCATCGCCGTGGGCGTGCCCGCCGGCGTCGGGTCCGCAATGAACTCCGTGGGCCTGGCCATCTTCCAGACGATCATCAACAGCTTCGGGACGGCCGTGGTGGGGGCCTTCACCATCGGCTTTCAGGTGCTGCATTTCTTCGACGCCCCCATGCACGGTGTGGCGCACGCGGCCGCACCGATCGTGGGGCAGGCCCTGGGGGCCGGCAAGGTGGCGCTGGCGCGCCGCGCCGTGCGGATGAGCGTCATCACGATGGCCCTGATCCTGCTGGCGCCCACGGCCTTCCTGATGCTCCGGGGGCAGTGGGTGGCGCGCATCTTCATCCAGGACGCGGACGTCATCGCCGAGAGCGGCCGGTTCTTCCGGATCGTGCCGGCGTCGACCTACTTCTTCGGGGTGGTGATGGTGCTGATGGCGGCGTTCTACGGGTCCGGCCACACGCGTCCGGTGATGGCCATCTCGTTCGTGCGGGTGTTCGGCGTGCGGATTCCGGCGGGGGCGATGCTGGCCTTCTGGCTGCACCTGGGCAGCGTAGGGGCCTACCTCGGGATGGTCGCCGGCAACGTCGCCGGCGCGCTGCTGTCGGTCTTCCTGTTCCTCAAAGGAGGGTGGGAGACGGGCGTGGTCGGCGGGCTTGCACAGGGGAGCGACGAAGACGAAGGGGAGCCGCCGCCGCCCGCCTCGTAG